Proteins encoded in a region of the Streptomyces sp. NBC_00513 genome:
- a CDS encoding SigB/SigF/SigG family RNA polymerase sigma factor, with translation MPHPPAVDSRRETAREAPDRRACQVIRSEGSLPRIDEPLQVAPADARELSRLFLIRLRSSEEGTHEYHYARNTLIQMNVSLVRYAAGPFRAQANGCVEIEDLIQVGTIGLIKAVDRFDPGRHVEFSTLALPFITGEIKRYFRDTTWAVHVPRRLRELRAELARCQEALTDALGRAPAVREVAEYLGLPEREVIEGLVAANAYNSASLDAAGTAEERSAAGTDSRAPADTVGDIDPAMDRFEDFHTLAPLLRTLRERDRRILRMRFAEELTQAEIGAELGISQMQVSRLLSRTLARLRSGMLAD, from the coding sequence ATGCCTCACCCCCCGGCCGTCGACTCTCGGCGCGAGACGGCCAGGGAGGCCCCGGATCGGCGCGCGTGCCAGGTCATCCGGTCGGAAGGGAGCCTGCCCCGGATCGACGAGCCCCTCCAGGTGGCGCCCGCCGACGCGCGTGAGCTGTCACGTCTGTTCCTGATCCGGCTGAGGTCGTCGGAGGAGGGAACACACGAGTACCACTACGCCCGCAACACCCTCATCCAGATGAATGTCTCGCTGGTCCGCTACGCGGCAGGGCCCTTTCGCGCCCAGGCCAACGGATGCGTCGAGATCGAGGATCTCATCCAGGTCGGCACCATCGGCCTCATCAAGGCCGTCGACCGCTTCGACCCGGGCCGGCACGTGGAGTTCTCCACCCTCGCCCTGCCCTTCATCACGGGCGAGATCAAACGGTACTTCCGTGACACGACCTGGGCCGTACACGTCCCGCGCCGCCTCCGGGAACTGCGCGCCGAACTCGCCAGGTGCCAGGAGGCCCTGACCGACGCCCTGGGCAGGGCGCCGGCGGTGAGGGAAGTCGCCGAGTACCTCGGGCTTCCCGAAAGGGAAGTCATCGAGGGGCTGGTGGCGGCCAACGCGTACAACAGCGCTTCCCTCGACGCCGCCGGCACCGCAGAGGAGCGGTCCGCCGCGGGCACCGACAGCCGGGCGCCTGCCGACACGGTCGGCGACATCGATCCCGCCATGGACCGTTTCGAGGACTTCCACACCCTCGCCCCACTCCTGCGGACGCTCCGCGAACGCGACCGACGGATCCTGCGGATGCGCTTCGCCGAGGAGCTGACACAGGCCGAGATCGGCGCCGAACTCGGCATTTCCCAGATGCAGGTATCGCGCCTCCTCTCCCGGACCCTGGCCCGCCTGCGCAGCGGCATGCTCGCCGACTGA
- a CDS encoding ATP-binding protein, producing MQSPITSESRTGSSAQYTGRPLRPDQARDAASEFLTSLDPPTAESTAQNVLLLVSELVTNALRHAGAVTSLKLRADHLRIQVTVEDPNPAHPRGRAPDWTGLAGGFGWPMIERLAQSLTIVPARPGGGKAIIAALAR from the coding sequence ATGCAGAGTCCGATCACGTCCGAGAGCCGTACCGGCAGTTCGGCGCAGTACACCGGCCGGCCTCTCCGTCCCGACCAGGCGCGTGATGCCGCATCGGAGTTCCTCACCTCTCTCGACCCGCCGACGGCCGAGAGCACCGCCCAGAACGTACTCCTTCTCGTCTCCGAGCTGGTCACGAACGCGCTTCGGCACGCCGGCGCGGTGACTTCGCTGAAGCTGCGCGCCGACCACCTCCGCATCCAGGTGACCGTCGAGGATCCCAACCCCGCCCACCCCCGGGGCCGCGCCCCCGACTGGACGGGCCTTGCCGGCGGCTTCGGCTGGCCCATGATCGAGCGTCTCGCCCAGAGCCTGACCATCGTCCCGGCGCGCCCCGGCGGGGGGAAAGCGATCATTGCCGCTCTCGCCCGCTGA
- a CDS encoding PRC-barrel domain-containing protein, producing the protein MTENVWGYRETSGRLAGADLTGYKVEATDGSIGKVDKHSDEVGSAYIVVDTGPWIFGKEVLLPAGTVVRIDADDERIHVDRTKEQIKNAPEFDKDKHLGNADYHRQVGGYYDGPHRV; encoded by the coding sequence ATGACTGAGAATGTGTGGGGTTACCGCGAGACGTCCGGTCGTCTGGCCGGTGCGGATCTGACGGGCTACAAGGTCGAGGCGACGGACGGCTCCATCGGCAAGGTCGACAAGCATTCCGACGAGGTCGGGTCGGCGTACATCGTGGTGGACACCGGTCCGTGGATCTTCGGCAAGGAAGTGCTGCTGCCGGCCGGGACGGTCGTTCGGATCGACGCGGACGACGAGAGGATCCATGTCGACCGTACGAAGGAGCAGATCAAGAACGCTCCGGAGTTCGACAAGGACAAGCACCTCGGCAACGCGGACTACCACCGTCAGGTGGGCGGCTACTACGACGGGCCGCACCGCGTCTGA
- a CDS encoding NAD(P)/FAD-dependent oxidoreductase yields MDDHVTHRRVVILGGGFAGLFAVRALRSAPVEVTLVDRCAHHLFQPLLYQCASGILSEGQIAQPLRAVLRRHPRVRCLQATADDVDVARRVVRATRPDGAVLELPYDDLIVGVGVRQSYFGHDEFAPFAPGMKTLKDALAVRTKIYQAFEMAEASTDPLERAQWLTFALVGGGPTGVELAGQIREIAGHTLEREFSTIDPGQARVLLFDGSDGVLGAFGPVLSRRAARTLDDLGVEVHLRSIVTQVDDRGLTVSRKDGGSDRVEARTVLWTAGVEAPPLATALARATGAEQDRAGRIRVLPDLSIAGHPEIRVVGDLMSLDKLPGLAEVAMQSGAYAGRRIRHFVEGRTREPRPFRYLDLGSAAYISRGRAVVKMGRFHASGLIGWLIWLFIHIVFLTGFRSRAGALLSWAVVFASGSRRERAFTAAGPDVTAAAPHSPSSPPADPSVARNEPRRPV; encoded by the coding sequence GTGGACGACCACGTCACACACCGCCGGGTGGTCATCCTCGGCGGCGGCTTCGCCGGCCTGTTCGCCGTACGGGCCCTGCGCAGCGCCCCCGTGGAGGTGACCCTCGTCGACCGCTGCGCCCACCACCTCTTCCAGCCGCTCCTGTACCAGTGCGCCTCGGGCATCCTCTCCGAGGGCCAGATCGCCCAACCGTTGCGGGCCGTCCTGCGCCGCCATCCCCGGGTCCGTTGTCTCCAGGCGACGGCCGATGACGTGGACGTGGCCCGCCGGGTCGTCCGAGCGACCCGTCCGGACGGCGCCGTGCTCGAACTGCCCTACGACGATCTGATCGTGGGGGTCGGGGTCCGGCAGTCCTACTTCGGGCACGACGAGTTCGCGCCGTTCGCCCCCGGGATGAAGACCCTGAAGGACGCGCTGGCCGTACGGACCAAGATCTACCAGGCGTTCGAGATGGCCGAGGCGAGCACGGACCCGCTGGAGCGCGCGCAGTGGCTCACCTTCGCCCTGGTGGGCGGCGGCCCCACCGGGGTCGAGTTGGCCGGGCAGATCCGGGAGATCGCCGGCCACACGCTGGAGCGGGAGTTCTCCACCATCGACCCCGGCCAGGCCCGGGTCCTGCTCTTCGACGGATCGGACGGAGTACTGGGCGCCTTCGGGCCGGTGCTGTCCCGCCGCGCCGCCCGGACCCTGGACGACCTCGGCGTCGAGGTCCACCTCCGGTCGATCGTCACCCAGGTCGACGACAGGGGCCTGACGGTGAGCCGCAAGGACGGCGGCAGCGACCGGGTGGAGGCGCGCACGGTGCTCTGGACCGCCGGGGTCGAGGCGCCGCCGCTGGCGACGGCGCTGGCGCGGGCGACGGGCGCCGAGCAGGACCGGGCGGGCCGCATCCGTGTCCTGCCCGACCTCAGCATCGCCGGCCATCCGGAGATCCGGGTGGTCGGCGACCTGATGAGCCTGGACAAGCTGCCCGGCCTCGCCGAGGTCGCGATGCAGAGCGGTGCCTACGCGGGCCGCCGGATCCGCCACTTCGTCGAGGGCCGGACCCGTGAGCCCCGCCCCTTCCGGTACCTGGACCTCGGCAGTGCGGCGTACATCTCGCGGGGCAGGGCCGTCGTGAAGATGGGCCGTTTCCACGCCTCCGGGCTGATCGGCTGGCTCATCTGGCTGTTCATCCACATCGTCTTCCTCACCGGATTCCGCAGCCGGGCGGGCGCCCTGCTCAGCTGGGCCGTGGTCTTCGCCTCCGGCTCGCGTCGCGAGCGCGCCTTCACCGCGGCGGGCCCGGACGTCACGGCTGCCGCGCCCCATTCCCCGTCCAGCCCACCGGCCGACCCCTCGGTCGCCCGGAACGAGCCACGGAGACCCGTATGA
- a CDS encoding SDR family oxidoreductase has translation MVRGQKALVTGANSGIGKATAIRLGQAGADVVVNYVFGPETAEEVVEEIKSFGVRAYAHQADVSQEDQVVAMVDRMVEEFGTIDIMVANAGLQRDAPVTEMTLAQWQKVLDVNLTGQFLCAREAAKEFIRRGVVPEVSRSAGKIVCMSSVHQIIPWSGHVNYASSKGGVLMLMQTLAQELAPSGIRVNAVAPGAIRTPINRSAWDTPEAEADLLRLVPYRRVGDPEDIANAVTVLASDLMDYVVGTTLYVDGGMTLFPGFATGG, from the coding sequence ATCGTCAGAGGGCAGAAGGCCCTGGTGACCGGCGCGAACTCGGGCATCGGCAAGGCGACCGCGATCCGTCTGGGCCAGGCGGGCGCCGATGTCGTCGTGAACTACGTCTTCGGGCCGGAAACGGCGGAGGAAGTGGTCGAGGAGATCAAGTCGTTCGGGGTGCGGGCGTACGCGCACCAGGCGGACGTCTCCCAGGAGGACCAGGTCGTCGCGATGGTCGACCGCATGGTCGAGGAGTTCGGCACCATCGACATCATGGTGGCCAATGCGGGGCTGCAGCGCGACGCCCCCGTCACCGAGATGACCCTCGCCCAATGGCAGAAGGTACTGGACGTCAACCTCACGGGGCAGTTCCTCTGCGCCCGGGAGGCGGCCAAGGAGTTCATCCGTCGGGGCGTCGTACCGGAGGTCTCCCGCTCGGCCGGGAAGATCGTCTGCATGAGTTCGGTGCATCAGATCATCCCGTGGTCCGGCCACGTGAACTACGCCTCCTCCAAGGGTGGCGTGCTGATGCTGATGCAGACGTTGGCGCAGGAACTCGCGCCCAGCGGTATCCGGGTCAACGCGGTCGCGCCCGGCGCGATCCGCACACCCATCAACCGCAGCGCCTGGGACACGCCCGAGGCCGAGGCGGATCTCCTGCGCCTGGTTCCCTACCGGCGCGTGGGCGACCCCGAGGACATCGCCAACGCCGTGACGGTCCTGGCCTCCGATCTGATGGACTACGTCGTCGGCACCACCCTCTACGTCGACGGCGGAATGACGCTCTTCCCCGGCTTCGCCACCGGAGGCTGA
- a CDS encoding cytochrome ubiquinol oxidase subunit I, which translates to MSTTAHLLADAPAQLLPAREMMAFTLASHILLVPLGVALPFITLVMHYRGLRTSDPVALLLARRWSAVMAVQFAIGIITGTVLSFEFGLLWPGMMGRWGDVFGLGFGIEAWAFFLEAILIAIYLYGWRRLKPKTHFWLGVPMPLAALMGAFGIIAANSWMNTPQGFTLDADGRPVNVSVQQAIFTPMFGPQYWHFVVAMFLTAGYVVAGVYAVGWLRGRRDRYHRLGFTVPFTLATILTPVQFILGDNIARQVFLKQPIKFAAAELVWTTDTHVPEYLFGRLQEDGSVKGGIKIPWLDSILAGFSPDTKVTGLSSVPASDRPTATQATIAHWAFDIMATIGSVLILLALWYAWCWWKHRDLPKSRWFFRCAAVAGAASLVTVECGWIMTEVGRQPWIVYQNMRVSEAVTGTPASSLWIMFGLVVVIYVLIFGSFLGVLLKMRTRWRLADAGSARLLSDDPETDTPYGPRPETVAGAPGTRRDPGSEL; encoded by the coding sequence ATGAGCACCACGGCACACCTCTTGGCGGATGCCCCCGCGCAACTGCTGCCCGCACGGGAGATGATGGCCTTCACCCTGGCTTCGCACATCCTCCTGGTGCCACTGGGAGTGGCGCTGCCGTTCATCACCCTGGTCATGCACTACCGGGGCCTGCGCACGTCCGACCCGGTGGCGCTGCTGCTGGCCCGTCGCTGGTCCGCGGTGATGGCCGTCCAGTTCGCCATCGGCATCATCACCGGCACCGTGCTGTCCTTCGAGTTCGGGCTGCTCTGGCCGGGCATGATGGGCCGGTGGGGCGATGTCTTCGGTCTCGGCTTCGGGATCGAGGCGTGGGCCTTCTTCCTGGAGGCGATCCTGATCGCCATCTACCTCTACGGCTGGCGCCGCCTGAAGCCGAAGACGCACTTCTGGCTGGGCGTCCCGATGCCGCTGGCGGCGTTGATGGGCGCGTTCGGCATCATCGCCGCCAACTCGTGGATGAACACCCCCCAGGGCTTCACCCTCGACGCCGACGGCCGGCCCGTGAACGTCAGCGTCCAACAGGCCATCTTCACGCCCATGTTCGGCCCGCAGTACTGGCACTTCGTGGTCGCCATGTTCCTCACCGCGGGCTACGTGGTGGCCGGCGTGTACGCGGTCGGCTGGCTGCGCGGACGTCGCGACCGCTATCACCGCCTCGGCTTCACCGTGCCGTTCACCCTCGCCACGATCCTCACCCCCGTGCAGTTCATCCTGGGCGACAACATCGCCCGGCAGGTCTTCCTGAAGCAGCCGATCAAGTTCGCCGCCGCGGAGCTGGTCTGGACGACGGACACCCACGTGCCCGAGTACCTGTTCGGCCGGCTCCAGGAGGACGGCAGCGTCAAGGGCGGGATCAAGATCCCGTGGCTGGACTCCATCCTGGCCGGCTTCAGCCCCGACACGAAGGTCACCGGGCTGAGTTCGGTACCGGCGTCCGACCGCCCCACCGCCACCCAGGCGACCATCGCGCACTGGGCCTTCGACATCATGGCGACCATCGGGAGCGTGCTGATCCTGCTCGCGCTCTGGTACGCCTGGTGCTGGTGGAAACACCGCGACCTGCCGAAGTCGCGGTGGTTCTTCCGGTGCGCGGCCGTGGCCGGCGCCGCGAGCCTCGTGACCGTGGAGTGCGGCTGGATCATGACCGAGGTGGGGCGCCAGCCCTGGATCGTCTACCAGAACATGCGGGTCTCCGAGGCGGTGACCGGTACCCCCGCCTCCTCCCTGTGGATCATGTTCGGCCTCGTCGTCGTGATCTACGTCCTGATCTTCGGCTCATTCCTCGGCGTGCTGCTCAAGATGCGCACCCGTTGGCGGCTCGCGGACGCCGGATCCGCGCGCCTGCTCTCCGACGACCCGGAGACGGACACGCCGTACGGTCCCCGCCCGGAGACGGTCGCCGGCGCACCGGGTACCCGTCGAGACCCCGGGAGCGAACTGTGA
- a CDS encoding TspO/MBR family protein, producing the protein MAVRRNHRESAVAASATPTPTRRRGVGAWAALAAFLAVTYCVAALGALASADAGEVYGSLERPDWAPPAWLFGPVWSVLYTAIALAAWLVWRHPDRSRARTALVWWSAQLLLNLAWTPLFFGAREYGLALLDIGLLLAALTITLVLFRRLSRAAALLLTPYLLWVAFATALNAAIWHLNT; encoded by the coding sequence GTGGCAGTCCGTCGAAACCACCGGGAGTCCGCCGTGGCAGCATCCGCGACACCGACACCGACACGACGGCGAGGGGTCGGGGCCTGGGCGGCCCTCGCCGCGTTCCTCGCCGTGACCTACTGCGTCGCGGCTCTGGGCGCGCTCGCGTCCGCCGACGCGGGCGAGGTGTACGGATCACTGGAACGACCGGACTGGGCGCCACCCGCCTGGCTTTTCGGTCCCGTCTGGAGCGTCCTGTACACCGCGATCGCGCTGGCGGCCTGGCTGGTGTGGCGCCATCCGGACCGCTCCCGCGCGAGGACCGCCCTCGTATGGTGGTCCGCGCAGTTGCTCCTCAACCTGGCCTGGACACCCCTGTTCTTCGGCGCGCGCGAGTACGGACTCGCCCTGCTGGACATCGGCCTGCTGTTGGCCGCTCTCACGATCACCCTGGTCCTCTTCCGGCGGCTGAGCCGCGCGGCGGCGCTCCTGCTGACCCCCTACCTCCTGTGGGTGGCGTTCGCGACCGCCCTCAATGCGGCCATCTGGCATCTCAACACCTGA
- a CDS encoding nuclear transport factor 2 family protein has translation MTSTTRPSRATTVLVAAAALCATTATTAHAAHPAGADRRPPRIVTEWARAWNGTDPQALGALFTGDGTYTDLAVGVTFRGRQEIAGWKARADSLIDNVHVTVRATRREGDRVTVDAVYSGHLKGAPKPFAVPMTTLLDLDGNRCRITSDEDHYSLGTVLAQSGLPADWTPPGN, from the coding sequence ATGACCTCGACCACCCGCCCGTCCCGCGCCACGACCGTGCTGGTCGCCGCCGCGGCCCTCTGCGCCACGACCGCCACCACCGCCCACGCCGCCCACCCCGCAGGTGCCGACCGGCGGCCGCCGAGGATCGTCACGGAGTGGGCCCGCGCCTGGAACGGCACCGACCCGCAGGCGCTCGGCGCCCTGTTCACCGGCGACGGCACCTACACGGACCTGGCGGTGGGCGTCACCTTCCGCGGCCGTCAGGAGATCGCCGGGTGGAAGGCCCGTGCCGACAGCCTCATCGACAACGTCCACGTCACCGTGCGCGCCACCCGTCGCGAGGGCGACCGCGTCACCGTCGACGCCGTCTACTCCGGCCACCTCAAGGGCGCACCCAAGCCCTTCGCGGTGCCGATGACCACCCTCCTCGACCTCGACGGGAACCGCTGCCGGATCACCTCCGACGAGGACCACTACAGCCTCGGTACCGTCCTCGCCCAGTCCGGCCTGCCCGCGGACTGGACCCCGCCCGGCAACTGA
- a CDS encoding cytochrome d ubiquinol oxidase subunit II, with protein MTASIVAWILLLVIAAYACGGGVDYGAGFWDLLAGGAERGKRPRWLIDHAMAPVWEVNNVWLIFAFILMWTGFPVFFQTVFTALWLPLALAAIGMVLRGAGFALRKPTQGLAGRRIYGAMFAVSSLLTPFFLGTAIGSVASGRVAPGTPATAHAWANTTSIMAGLVAVASTAFLGAVFLTVDARRFDAPDLMGYFRLRAWIGCGALLIVGVLGLTVTDPHASYVHHGLTHGAGLVLLLIAVVALAVTAWLISGKAAGWARYSSVAVVALLVAAWGFAQRPYLVPTSLTVQQGAGASAPLQWMLVVAVVALVFIGPALVVLYRLDTHGVLEPLTDEDVAE; from the coding sequence GTGACCGCGAGCATCGTCGCCTGGATCCTGCTGCTCGTGATCGCCGCCTACGCCTGTGGCGGCGGGGTCGACTACGGCGCCGGCTTCTGGGATCTGTTGGCCGGTGGGGCCGAGCGCGGCAAACGACCCCGCTGGCTGATCGACCATGCCATGGCCCCGGTCTGGGAGGTCAACAACGTCTGGCTGATCTTCGCGTTCATCCTGATGTGGACGGGGTTCCCCGTCTTCTTCCAGACGGTGTTCACCGCGCTCTGGCTCCCCCTTGCACTCGCCGCCATCGGGATGGTCCTGCGCGGCGCCGGGTTCGCGCTGCGCAAGCCCACCCAGGGGCTCGCCGGACGCCGGATCTACGGCGCCATGTTCGCCGTCTCGTCCCTGCTCACGCCGTTCTTCCTGGGCACGGCCATCGGCTCGGTGGCCTCCGGGCGTGTCGCTCCCGGAACCCCTGCCACCGCCCACGCCTGGGCGAACACCACCTCGATCATGGCCGGGCTCGTCGCGGTGGCCTCCACCGCCTTCCTCGGCGCGGTGTTCCTCACCGTGGACGCCCGCCGGTTCGACGCCCCCGACCTGATGGGGTACTTCCGTCTCCGGGCATGGATCGGCTGCGGCGCGCTGTTGATCGTCGGCGTGCTCGGCCTGACCGTGACCGACCCCCATGCCTCGTACGTCCATCACGGACTCACCCACGGCGCCGGGCTCGTCCTCCTGCTGATCGCCGTGGTGGCTCTGGCGGTCACCGCCTGGCTGATCTCCGGCAAGGCGGCGGGGTGGGCGCGGTACTCCTCGGTCGCCGTGGTGGCACTGCTCGTCGCCGCCTGGGGGTTCGCCCAGCGGCCCTACCTGGTGCCCACCTCGCTGACGGTTCAGCAGGGCGCCGGTGCGAGCGCGCCGTTGCAGTGGATGCTCGTCGTGGCGGTCGTCGCCCTGGTGTTCATCGGCCCCGCGCTGGTCGTCCTGTACCGCCTGGACACCCACGGGGTGCTGGAACCCCTCACCGACGAGGACGTGGCGGAGTGA
- a CDS encoding STAS domain-containing protein has product MGEATWVRTLPDLDGTRVIVCSGELDSATTGPLREALREAEHDGIHKTVVDLAAVSFADSALLNTLVQAYRRQRLIVVGPCRPQVARLFQITGTHTLLDPARD; this is encoded by the coding sequence GTGGGAGAGGCGACGTGGGTGCGTACGCTGCCCGACCTTGACGGCACTCGCGTGATCGTGTGCTCGGGCGAATTGGACTCCGCCACCACGGGACCCCTGCGGGAGGCCCTGAGGGAGGCCGAGCACGACGGGATCCACAAGACGGTCGTCGACCTGGCCGCGGTGTCCTTCGCCGATTCCGCCCTGCTGAACACCCTGGTACAGGCGTACCGCCGACAACGCCTCATCGTCGTCGGCCCCTGCCGCCCCCAGGTCGCCAGGCTCTTCCAGATCACCGGTACCCACACCCTCCTCGACCCGGCTCGCGATTGA